The following coding sequences are from one Salvia hispanica cultivar TCC Black 2014 chromosome 3, UniMelb_Shisp_WGS_1.0, whole genome shotgun sequence window:
- the LOC125214793 gene encoding fasciclin-like arabinogalactan protein 2, which produces MKPIKLLILLLLVAAAATMSEAHNITRILGSHPSLSTFNHYLSVTRLADEINRRVTITVCAVDNAAMSSLLSHQYPLPTLKNILSLHVFADYFGSKKLHQITKGSTTTSTLFQASGEAAGTSGYVNITNFKGGKVGFTPVDSDVDPPMATFLKSIHESPYNISVIQITNVLTSPEAEAPVSAPTDLNLLSLLAKQGCKSFSDLVAGAGDGVADVFTESVEAGLTVFCPSDAAIKSFSPAYKNLTAAGKNSLLLYHGVPEYNSLGMLRVSNGLMRTLATEGAKKFDFTVANDGDEVRLKTGVVTATIKGTVIDEDPLAIFKIDKVLLPTELFKADPTAKAESAEAPGPAGEDEAPADEDSNGGGFTVARGGGIVALSVAFVFGVLFV; this is translated from the coding sequence ATGAAGCCGATCAAATTATtgatcctcctcctcctcgtgGCGGCCGCGGCCACCATGAGCGAGGCCCACAACATCACCCGCATCCTCGGGTCCCACCCCTCCCTCTCCACCTTCAACCACTACCTCTCCGTCACCCGCCTCGCCGACGAGATCAACCGCCGCGTCACGATCACCGTGTGCGCCGTGGACAACGCCGCCATGTCCTCCCTCCTCTCCCACCAATACCCCCTCCCCACCCTCAAAAACATCCTCTCCCTCCACGTCTTCGCCGACTACTTCGGCTCCAAAAAGCTCCACCAAATCACCAAGGgctccaccaccacctccacccTCTTCCAAGCCTCCGGCGAGGCCGCCGGCACCTCCGGCTACGTCAACATCACCAATTTCAAAGGCGGAAAGGTCGGATTCACCCCCGTTGACTCCGATGTTGACCCTCCCATGGCCACATTCCTCAAATCCATCCACGAATCGCCCTACAACATCTCCGTCATCCAAATCACCAACGTCCTCACCTCGCCGGAGGCCGAGGCCCCCGTCTCCGCCCCCACCGATCTCAacctcctctctctcctcGCCAAGCAAGGCTGCAAATCCTTCTCCGATCTCGTCGCCGGCGCCGGCGACGGCGTCGCCGACGTCTTCACGGAGTCGGTCGAGGCCGGCCTCACCGTGTTCTGCCCCTCCGACGCGGCGATCAAGTCGTTCTCGCCGGCGTACAAAAACCTCACCGCCGCCGGAAAAAACTCGCTGCTGCTGTACCACGGCGTGCCGGAGTACAATTCGCTGGGGATGCTGCGGGTGAGCAACGGACTGATGCGGACGCTGGCGACGGAGGGGGCGAAGAAGTTCGATTTCACGGTGGCGAACGACGGCGACGAGGTGAGGCTGAAGACGGGGGTGGTGACGGCGACGATTAAGGGGACGGTGATTGACGAAGATCCGCTCgcgattttcaaaattgataagGTTTTGCTGCCTACGGAGCTGTTTAAGGCGGATCCGACTGCGAAGGCGGAGTCGGCGGAGGCGCCGGGGCCGGCTGGGGAGGATGAAGCGCCGGCGGATGAGGATTCAAATGGCGGCGGTTTCACGGTTGCGCGCGGTGGCGGGATCGTGGCGCTGAgtgttgcttttgtttttggggttttatttgtttga
- the LOC125209476 gene encoding fasciclin-like arabinogalactan protein 2 yields MKPIKTLLLLLLAVAATATSEAHDITRILESDTLFSTFNNYLSTTGLADEINRGSSLTVCAVDNDAMSSLLSHQYPLPTLKNILSLNVFTDYFDAKKLHRISDGSTTTSTLFQANVKITSLRGGKVGFAPVDFSDPIATFVKSINEIPYNISVIQISNYLTSPEAEALV; encoded by the coding sequence ATGAAGCCAATTAAAACAttgctcctcctcctcctagCCGTCGCGGCCACGGCCACGAGTGAGGCCCACGACATCACCCGTATCCTCGAGTCCGACACCTTGTTCTCCACCTTCAACAACTACCTCTCTACCACCGGCCTGGCCGACGAGATCAACCGCGGCAGCTCCCTCACCGTGTGCGCCGTCGACAACGATGCCATGTCATCCCTCCTCTCCCACCAATACCCTCTCCCCACCCTCAAAAACATCCTCTCTCTCAACGTCTTCACCGACTACTTCGACGCCAAAAAGCTCCACCGAATCAGCGATGgctccaccaccacctccacccTCTTCCAAGCCAACGTCAAAATCACCAGTCTCAGAGGCGGCAAGGTCGGCTTTGCCCCCGTAGACTTCTCTGATCCCATTGCTACATTCGTCAAATCCATCAACGAAATTCCCTACAACATCTCCGTTATCCAAATCAGCAACTACCTCACCTCGCCCGAGGCAGAAGCCCTCGTCTAA